In Bubalus kerabau isolate K-KA32 ecotype Philippines breed swamp buffalo chromosome 4, PCC_UOA_SB_1v2, whole genome shotgun sequence, one DNA window encodes the following:
- the DEFB136 gene encoding defensin beta 136 gives MRLRLSGLLFLLVISLPSGNSVFSNNGATVRTCTQLGGDCYFGCKLGWKWVAFCHNVLSCCIKLKVNKPPQVNLP, from the exons ATGAGACTCCGTCTCTCTGGGTTACTCTTCCTCCTCGTGATCTCATTGCCTTCAG ggAACAGTGTGTTTAGTAACAATGGAGCGACAGTCCGTACTTGCACTCAACTTGGCGGAGATTGTTACTTCGGCTGTAAACTGGGATGGAAATGGGTCGCCTTCTGTCACAATGTACTGTCTTGCTGCATAAAACTGAAGGTTAATAAACCCCCTCAAGTCAACTTACCGTGA